One window of Manihot esculenta cultivar AM560-2 chromosome 17, M.esculenta_v8, whole genome shotgun sequence genomic DNA carries:
- the LOC110604544 gene encoding cytochrome P450 77A2, whose product MELIDLLLLGFSAVFLALWWRSSVSSGKSNKLPPGPPGWPLVGNLFQVILQRRHFIFLIRDLRAKYGPMFTMRMGQRTLVIVTSPELIHEALVQRGSVFANRPPDSPIRLVFSVGKCAVNSAEYGPLWRTLRRNFVTELISPVRIKQCSWIREWAMENHMKKLQNEAFENGYVDVMDICRFTVCSILVCICFGAKIQEQWISDIDSITKEVMLITTPQLPDFFPILTSLFRRQMKRAKELRKTQIDCLIPLIRSRRAYVEKGENTGSMMVSPVGAAYVDSLFGLEAPGRGRLGEEELVTLCSEVFVAGIDTSTSVLQWAFLELVVNQEIQEKLYREIVDTVGKNGLITEDHVEKMSYLNAVVKETLRTHSPAHFTLSHAAIEETQLGGYKIPTNVNVEFYIEWMTEDPTLWKDPSVFRPERFMEGDGVGVDLTGTKGTVKMLPFGAGRRTCPGLALGILHVNLMLARMVQAFKWVPTPRFPPDPTETFAFTVVMKNPLKAVILPR is encoded by the coding sequence ATGGAGTTGATAGACCTCTTGCTTCTTGGTTTTTCCGCTGTCTTTCTTGCCCTGTGGTGGCGATCCTCTGTCTCCTCCGGCAAATCTAACAAACTCCCTCCAGGACCACCGGGATGGCCGCTTGTTGGCAACTTGTTCCAGGTTATCCTCCAGCGGCGTCACTTCATTTTTCTCATACGTGATTTACGTGCAAAGTATGGTCCAATGTTCACTATGCGAATGGGTCAACGTACTTTGGTTATAGTCACCAGTCCCGAGCTCATACACGAAGCTTTAGTCCAGAGAGGCTCCGTCTTCGCTAACAGGCCACCAGACTCGCCAATTCGGCTGGTGTTCAGTGTTGGGAAATGTGCAGTCAATTCAGCTGAATATGGGCCTCTCTGGCGAACTCTTCGCCGGAATTTTGTTACAGAGCTGATAAGCCCGGTGAGAATCAAGCAGTGCAGTTGGATACGAGAATGGGCTATGGAAAATCACATGAAGAAGCTTCAAAATGAGGCCTTTGAAAATGGTTATGTAGATGTGATGGACATCTGCAGGTTCACTGTTTGTAGCATTCTTGTATGCATATGCTTCGGTGCAAAAATCCAAGAACAATGGATTAGTGATATTGACAGTATCACAAAGGAGGTTATGCTTATAACCACACCACAACTCCCCGATTTCTTCCCAATTCTCACTTCATTGTTTCGCAGGCAAATGAAAAGAGCGAAAGAGCTAAGGAAGACACAAATAGATTGCTTGATTCCTCTGATAAGGAGTCGAAGAGCTTATGTGGAGAAAGGTGAAAACACTGGCTCAATGATGGTGAGTCCAGTTGGTGCAGCCTATGTGGACTCCCTTTTCGGGCTTGAGGCGCCGGGGCGTGGCCGTTTGGGGGAGGAAGAGCTCGTGACACTTTGCTCAGAGGTGTTTGTTGCTGGTATTGACACTAGTACAAGTGTTCTTCAGTGGGCTTTTCTTGAATTAGTTGTAAATcaagaaattcaagaaaagCTCTACAGGGAAATCGTTGATACCGTGGGCAAAAATGGGCTAATCACTGAAGACCACGTCGAGAAAATGTCATATCTTAATGCAGTGGTTAAGGAAACTTTACGTACACATTCTCCAGCCCACTTCACGTTGTCACACGCAGCCATTGAGGAGACTCAGCTTGGTGGGTACAAGATTCCGACCAACGTGAATGTGGAGTTTTACATTGAGTGGATGACAGAGGATCCAACTTTATGGAAAGATCCAAGTGTGTTCCGACCGGAGAGATTCATGGAAGGAGACGGAGTTGGAGTGGATCTTACCGGAACTAAGGGGACGGTGAAGATGTTGCCGTTTGGGGCAGGGCGGAGAACTTGTCCGGGGCTGGCACTTGGCATTTTACACGTAAACCTAATGCTTGCCAGAATGGTCCAAGCTTTCAAGTGGGTACCCACACCTCGTTTCCCACCTGACCCCACAGAGACTTTTGCCTTCACTGTGGTCATGAAAAATCCTCTCAAAGCAGTCATATTGCCTCggtga